The following are encoded together in the Qingshengfaniella alkalisoli genome:
- a CDS encoding nucleoside hydrolase: protein MTRNVIIDTDPGIDDAIAILFALSVKGLTVRGITTVAGNIGLSNTTRNALRILALADRSDIAVYPGADKPLTRPGISEEKIHGTDGLGGVTFPDPQSAAQDGDAVTYLAAALNAAQERTLDILALGPLTNIARLIQTDPDAARRIGRLIAMGGAIDEPGNVGPRAEFNIANDPEAAEIVLQSGLPITLIPLDVTRQVRADRAYLDRLAALGTPKASTARALIEAYFASTTGGESRPLHDPCVPVFALRPDLFGCERTGLSVNTDEADRGALTRADSHPIDVTMTVDAPVALDLLARALG, encoded by the coding sequence ATGACCCGCAACGTCATCATCGACACCGACCCCGGCATAGACGACGCCATCGCGATTCTTTTTGCCCTGTCGGTCAAGGGTCTGACGGTGCGGGGTATCACCACGGTTGCCGGAAATATCGGCCTGTCCAACACGACCCGGAATGCACTGCGCATCCTCGCGCTGGCGGACCGCTCGGATATTGCCGTCTATCCGGGTGCAGACAAGCCCTTGACCCGTCCCGGTATCAGCGAAGAGAAAATCCACGGCACGGACGGGCTGGGCGGCGTGACCTTCCCTGATCCGCAAAGCGCGGCGCAAGACGGCGATGCGGTCACCTATCTCGCTGCGGCTCTGAATGCTGCGCAGGAAAGAACTCTGGATATCCTCGCACTTGGCCCGCTGACCAACATCGCACGGCTGATCCAGACCGATCCGGACGCCGCCCGCCGCATCGGTCGCCTGATCGCCATGGGCGGCGCGATTGACGAGCCGGGCAATGTCGGGCCGCGCGCCGAGTTCAATATTGCCAATGACCCCGAAGCCGCCGAAATCGTCCTGCAATCGGGGTTGCCCATCACCCTGATCCCGCTGGATGTCACACGTCAGGTGCGCGCGGACCGCGCCTATCTGGACCGTCTCGCCGCACTTGGCACACCCAAGGCCAGTACCGCCCGCGCGCTGATCGAAGCCTATTTCGCCAGCACAACCGGTGGTGAAAGCCGCCCGCTGCACGACCCCTGTGTGCCGGTCTTCGCGCTGCGTCCCGATTTGTTCGGATGCGAACGCACAGGGCTTTCGGTCAACACGGATGAGGCCGACCGTGGCGCCCTGACGCGTGCGGACAGCCATCCCATCGACGTCACGATGACGGTCGACGCCCCTGTCGCGCTGGACCTACTCGCCCGCGCGTTGGGGTAG
- a CDS encoding amidohydrolase family protein gives MTLLTNARILTMDADMTEIERGWIRIDGDRITALGTGTPDDITGATDMGGDLVMPGMVNPHSHIAMTLFRGLGEDVDDRLFRYILPLERECVTADAVSTGARLATLELIRGGVTTVADMYYFEAEIGRAVADAGIRGVVGQTLGNFDAPDHDSFDQAFALTDALVDEFRNHPRVTPSIAPHAPYSTGPEIMARVARWAADNPGVPVQMHLGETDGENDWSREHGGTPVEITDRAGLLIPGLIAAHCLHVSDSDISLMAERGVGVAHNARANGKGGRGIAPVTEMRGAGIPVGISTDGPMSSNTLDLFSQFAPVSMFQKLRGHSRKPMPSRDVIRMASIEGAQVLGMADRIGSLEVGKQADLIRISLDDPRLQPVYDIYSTLVFAAGPSDIRATMVAGEWLMQDRQMITLETARIMSDARQVAHTFGAKIAEIDRRST, from the coding sequence GTGACCCTTCTGACCAATGCCCGCATCCTGACAATGGACGCGGATATGACGGAAATCGAGCGCGGCTGGATAAGGATCGACGGGGACCGGATCACGGCGCTCGGGACAGGCACACCCGACGACATCACAGGCGCGACAGATATGGGCGGCGATCTGGTCATGCCCGGCATGGTCAACCCGCACAGCCATATTGCCATGACCCTGTTTCGCGGTTTGGGCGAAGACGTCGACGACCGTCTGTTCCGCTACATCCTGCCACTGGAACGCGAATGCGTGACTGCCGACGCCGTATCCACAGGCGCACGCCTTGCGACGCTGGAGCTGATCCGGGGCGGCGTCACCACCGTGGCGGACATGTATTATTTCGAGGCGGAGATCGGCCGCGCCGTGGCCGATGCGGGCATACGCGGCGTTGTCGGCCAGACGCTCGGCAACTTCGACGCCCCGGACCACGACAGCTTCGATCAGGCCTTTGCCCTGACAGACGCCTTGGTCGATGAATTCAGAAACCACCCCCGCGTGACCCCGTCCATCGCGCCGCATGCCCCCTACTCTACCGGGCCCGAGATCATGGCCCGCGTCGCCCGCTGGGCCGCCGATAATCCGGGCGTTCCGGTGCAGATGCATCTGGGCGAAACAGATGGCGAAAACGACTGGTCCCGCGAACATGGCGGCACGCCTGTTGAAATCACCGACCGCGCTGGCCTGCTGATCCCCGGTCTGATCGCCGCGCATTGCCTGCATGTGAGCGACAGCGACATTTCGCTCATGGCAGAGCGCGGCGTGGGTGTCGCGCATAACGCGCGCGCCAATGGCAAGGGCGGGCGCGGCATTGCACCCGTGACTGAAATGCGCGGGGCGGGAATCCCCGTGGGTATTTCCACGGATGGGCCGATGAGCAGCAACACGCTGGACCTGTTTTCCCAGTTTGCGCCCGTATCCATGTTCCAGAAACTGCGCGGGCACAGCCGCAAGCCCATGCCCTCGCGCGACGTGATCCGCATGGCCTCCATCGAGGGCGCACAAGTGCTGGGCATGGCCGACCGCATCGGGTCGCTGGAGGTCGGCAAACAAGCCGACCTGATCCGCATCAGTCTGGACGATCCGCGCCTGCAACCCGTCTATGACATCTATTCGACGCTGGTCTTTGCCGCTGGCCCGTCCGATATCCGCGCCACCATGGTCGCGGGTGAATGGCTGATGCAGGACCGACAGATGATAACGCTGGAGACCGCGCGGATCATGTCGGACGCGCGACAGGTGGCCCACACCTTCGGTGCCAAGATCGCTGAAATCGACAGGAGATCCACATGA
- a CDS encoding ABC transporter ATP-binding protein: protein MTVSLSLSNVTAHYGTTKVLEDLSLHVGEGELVSLLGSSGCGKTTTLRLVAGFLRPTSGDIKLGERDLTRLPAHARNIGLVFQNYALFPHLNIRDNVAFGLKQRRLGSTERRKRAGDMLDRVGLTQLGDRYPAELSGGQRQRVALARALVIDPPLLMFDEPLSNLDAKLRVDMRVEIRRLQRANGTTALYVTHDQEEAFSISDRVAIMNAGRIMQLDAPEVLYSRPANSFVANFVGFENMIPMSVVAEAGDAVRVQAQGGATLDLPRESFQIAHKDFIFATRPDGLRVASEGNGIPAKLGLRTYLGRAYQYRCETAAGEFVANGPLSNPMEPGTNAVLVPQADQCCILPSEAA from the coding sequence ATGACCGTATCCCTTTCACTTTCCAATGTGACCGCCCATTACGGCACCACCAAGGTGCTCGAAGACCTGTCCCTGCATGTCGGCGAAGGCGAGCTTGTCTCGCTGCTCGGCTCATCGGGGTGCGGCAAGACGACGACGTTGCGGCTGGTGGCGGGCTTCCTGCGCCCCACATCGGGTGACATCAAGCTGGGCGAGCGCGACCTGACCCGCCTGCCCGCGCATGCCCGCAATATCGGGCTGGTGTTCCAGAACTACGCCTTGTTTCCGCATCTGAACATCCGTGACAACGTGGCTTTCGGGTTGAAGCAACGCCGCCTCGGCAGCACGGAACGCCGCAAACGCGCAGGCGATATGCTGGACCGCGTGGGTCTGACCCAGCTCGGCGACCGCTATCCGGCGGAATTGTCGGGTGGCCAGCGCCAGCGCGTAGCCCTTGCCCGCGCCCTTGTGATCGACCCGCCGCTTCTGATGTTTGATGAACCGCTATCCAACCTCGACGCCAAGCTGCGTGTGGACATGCGCGTCGAAATCCGCCGCCTGCAACGCGCCAACGGCACAACCGCGCTTTATGTCACCCACGACCAGGAAGAAGCGTTTTCGATCTCCGACCGCGTTGCAATCATGAACGCAGGCCGCATCATGCAGCTCGACGCGCCGGAAGTCCTGTATTCGCGCCCCGCCAACAGTTTCGTGGCCAATTTCGTGGGCTTCGAGAACATGATTCCGATGAGCGTCGTTGCCGAGGCGGGCGACGCTGTCCGTGTGCAGGCCCAAGGCGGTGCGACGCTGGATCTGCCACGCGAAAGCTTTCAGATCGCGCACAAGGATTTCATCTTCGCCACTCGCCCCGATGGTCTGCGCGTCGCGTCCGAAGGCAACGGCATCCCCGCAAAGCTGGGTCTGCGCACCTATCTGGGTCGCGCTTACCAATACCGCTGCGAAACAGCTGCCGGTGAATTTGTCGCCAACGGCCCGTTGTCCAACCCGATGGAGCCGGGCACCAACGCCGTCCTCGTCCCGCAAGCCGATCAATGCTGCATCCTGCCAAGCGAGGCCGCGTGA
- a CDS encoding ABC transporter permease, protein MKTRPHFLLVAFATLVFLFLVGPLVIIIGASLSDTSFLTFPPRGITLHWYQNIFEISAFRRTMVTSASLALIGTALSLLVGIPAAYALNRYRIELPPFLSTVFVLPILVPEIVLGFSLMKSITTTMGVPVYTTLIIGHALLVLPYCVRVVSASLSSFDFSIEEAAVSLGCPRWKAFFTIVLPNVKAGVIAAFILALITSINDVSVSLFLTGPGVSTLPIQLLAHMEQFFDPTIAAVSVLLMLVTVGVMAVVELTLGLTFLTK, encoded by the coding sequence ATGAAAACACGTCCCCATTTCCTTCTGGTGGCCTTCGCCACGCTGGTCTTCCTGTTCCTTGTCGGGCCGCTCGTCATCATCATCGGCGCGTCGCTGTCGGATACCAGCTTTCTGACCTTCCCTCCGCGCGGGATCACGCTGCACTGGTATCAGAACATCTTCGAGATTTCGGCCTTCCGCCGCACGATGGTTACCAGCGCCTCGCTCGCCCTGATCGGCACGGCACTGTCGCTGCTGGTGGGCATCCCCGCCGCCTATGCGCTCAATCGCTACCGGATCGAGCTGCCGCCGTTTCTGTCCACGGTGTTCGTGCTGCCGATCCTCGTGCCGGAAATCGTGCTGGGCTTTTCGCTGATGAAGTCGATCACCACCACAATGGGCGTGCCGGTCTACACCACGCTGATCATCGGCCATGCGCTGCTGGTACTGCCCTATTGCGTTCGGGTGGTGTCGGCATCGCTGTCGTCGTTCGATTTCTCAATCGAAGAAGCCGCCGTGTCCCTTGGTTGCCCACGCTGGAAGGCGTTCTTCACCATCGTTCTGCCCAATGTGAAAGCGGGCGTGATCGCCGCCTTCATTCTCGCACTGATCACCTCGATCAATGACGTATCGGTGTCGCTGTTCCTGACCGGCCCCGGCGTTTCCACCCTGCCCATCCAGCTTCTGGCGCATATGGAGCAGTTCTTCGATCCCACCATCGCCGCAGTGTCCGTTCTGCTGATGCTCGTCACCGTCGGTGTGATGGCCGTCGTCGAACTGACCCTTGGCCTGACATTCCTGACGAAGTGA
- a CDS encoding ABC transporter permease — translation MRPRLLGWLLALPATLAVAVFLGLPVLSTLSTTVTQSDGVFATYSEFFGSGFRRTVLWRTTEIALITTLISALIGFITAYVVSRTPGRMKSLLIIAAVFPLLTGVVVRSFAWLIILGRNGILNEFLQWTGIITEPLSMLYTEGSVIVAMVYLFVPLMILTCVGVLEGIPEDLLQASSSLGASPFATFWQVIFPLAVPGLIVGAVLVFTGSFTSYATPHLLGGEAQMMMGTFLHQRAMVTFDWIGASTIAAIMTVVTIAIVLVMSKIARRLNPAAV, via the coding sequence ATGCGCCCCCGTCTTCTAGGCTGGCTTCTGGCCCTTCCCGCGACGCTCGCGGTTGCGGTGTTCCTCGGCCTGCCGGTGCTCAGCACACTGTCCACCACCGTCACGCAGTCAGACGGTGTTTTCGCCACCTATTCCGAGTTCTTCGGCAGCGGGTTCCGTCGCACCGTCTTGTGGCGCACGACCGAAATCGCGCTGATCACCACGCTCATTTCCGCGCTGATCGGGTTCATCACCGCCTATGTCGTGTCGCGCACGCCGGGCCGGATGAAAAGCCTGTTGATCATCGCGGCCGTCTTTCCGCTGCTGACGGGCGTCGTGGTCCGGTCCTTTGCGTGGTTGATCATTCTGGGACGCAACGGCATCCTGAACGAATTCCTGCAATGGACGGGCATCATCACCGAACCGCTTTCGATGCTTTACACCGAAGGCTCGGTGATCGTGGCGATGGTCTATCTGTTCGTCCCGCTGATGATCCTGACCTGCGTGGGCGTTCTGGAAGGTATCCCCGAAGACCTTCTGCAAGCCTCGTCATCGCTGGGCGCATCGCCTTTTGCTACCTTCTGGCAGGTGATCTTCCCGCTGGCGGTGCCCGGCCTGATCGTAGGCGCGGTGCTGGTTTTTACCGGATCTTTTACATCCTATGCGACGCCGCACCTGCTGGGCGGTGAAGCGCAGATGATGATGGGCACCTTCCTGCATCAACGCGCCATGGTCACCTTTGACTGGATCGGCGCCTCCACCATCGCGGCCATCATGACCGTCGTGACCATCGCCATCGTGCTGGTCATGAGCAAGATCGCCCGTCGCCTCAACCCGGCTGCTGTCTGA
- a CDS encoding polyamine ABC transporter substrate-binding protein, with product MNRTLTSGLIAFTAIAGSAQAQDTFTVSWWGYNGDKLQANIIEPFQEMCDCEVVFETGNNADRLNKLAIRKGAGVDVIFLTDSYSQIGIEQGLFQEVDRAKIPNVEKLYDMAQAPQGNYGPAYSIGRVGIVYDSEKVEPITGWSDLWRDDLADAIALPGITTTSGPMMVLRAGTHAGADAYEDADVAFGAIEELKPNVVKTYRTGSEMVNLISTGEATVAVTQDFTLASLQDAVPSMVWADLSDGDIATLNTINIPTGAANVDLAHEFINFVLSTEIQQIEAEQGVDAPVNDDVELTPEEAALWTYGDDMIASLNRLDYEALNAAKTDWIDRWNEIFGM from the coding sequence ATGAACCGCACCCTCACATCAGGCCTGATCGCCTTCACCGCGATCGCAGGCAGCGCGCAGGCGCAGGATACCTTCACCGTTTCATGGTGGGGCTATAACGGCGACAAGCTGCAAGCCAACATCATCGAGCCGTTTCAGGAAATGTGCGATTGCGAGGTCGTGTTCGAGACCGGCAACAACGCCGACCGCCTGAACAAGCTGGCGATCCGCAAGGGCGCGGGCGTGGACGTGATCTTCCTGACCGACAGCTATTCGCAGATCGGCATCGAACAGGGGCTGTTCCAGGAGGTCGACCGCGCCAAGATCCCCAATGTCGAAAAGCTTTACGACATGGCGCAGGCCCCGCAGGGCAATTACGGCCCCGCCTATTCCATCGGTCGCGTGGGCATCGTCTACGACTCCGAGAAGGTCGAACCGATCACCGGCTGGAGCGACCTTTGGCGCGACGATCTGGCAGACGCCATCGCGCTGCCCGGCATCACCACGACATCGGGCCCGATGATGGTTCTGCGCGCTGGCACACATGCCGGTGCCGACGCCTATGAAGACGCGGACGTCGCCTTCGGCGCGATCGAGGAACTGAAACCCAATGTCGTGAAGACCTACCGCACCGGGTCCGAGATGGTGAACCTGATCTCCACGGGCGAAGCGACCGTTGCGGTCACACAGGATTTCACACTGGCATCGTTGCAGGACGCCGTGCCGTCGATGGTCTGGGCCGATCTGTCCGATGGCGACATCGCCACGCTGAACACGATCAACATCCCGACGGGTGCCGCCAATGTCGATCTGGCGCATGAGTTCATCAATTTCGTCCTGTCCACCGAGATCCAGCAGATCGAGGCCGAGCAAGGCGTCGACGCCCCCGTCAACGACGATGTCGAACTGACCCCCGAAGAAGCAGCGCTGTGGACCTACGGCGACGACATGATTGCCAGCCTGAACCGACTGGACTATGAGGCGCTGAACGCGGCCAAGACAGACTGGATTGACCGCTGGAACGAAATCTTCGGCATGTGA
- a CDS encoding M20/M25/M40 family metallo-hydrolase translates to MTDPLLDTLRELLAIPSPTGMTDDMADMVADRLSRAGLAITRSNRGAVRARWDGQSSRRIGISAHLDTLGAMIGHMPASGRPELLPIGTWSARFAEGARASVFTRTGDVIRGTILPRRASGHRYGNAVDKQPTRWDNLELRLDTDDTATVTTGDYVALDPGLEITPNGFINARYLDNKAGIACLLSAIEQMKAAGDTPKHSLDFLFPVTEETGTGASHMADGLDDLIALDIAIIAPEQASHPTGVTLIAMDSGGPYDRKLTASLRRLCERDGITHSVDVLRHYYSDTYPATLSGADIRCAAIGFACDASHGWERTTRASLTETTRLLTSLLRNGLDGD, encoded by the coding sequence ATGACTGATCCCCTGCTCGACACATTACGCGAACTGCTTGCCATCCCCAGCCCGACCGGCATGACCGATGACATGGCCGATATGGTCGCGGACCGCCTGTCCCGCGCGGGGCTGGCAATCACACGCAGCAATCGCGGGGCTGTCCGCGCCAGATGGGACGGGCAAAGCAGCCGCCGCATCGGGATATCGGCGCATCTCGACACGCTCGGCGCGATGATCGGGCACATGCCGGCGTCGGGGCGGCCGGAGCTTCTGCCCATCGGCACATGGTCGGCCCGTTTTGCCGAAGGCGCGCGGGCATCGGTTTTCACCCGGACGGGCGACGTCATCCGCGGCACGATCCTGCCCAGGCGCGCCTCCGGCCACCGCTATGGCAACGCGGTCGACAAACAACCCACCCGTTGGGACAATCTGGAATTGCGCCTCGACACGGATGACACAGCCACCGTCACGACCGGCGACTACGTCGCGCTTGATCCGGGGTTGGAGATCACGCCAAACGGCTTCATCAATGCGCGCTATCTGGACAACAAGGCGGGCATCGCCTGCCTGCTCAGCGCAATCGAGCAGATGAAGGCGGCGGGCGACACCCCGAAACACAGCCTCGATTTCCTGTTTCCCGTCACCGAGGAAACCGGCACAGGGGCTTCTCATATGGCCGATGGGCTGGATGATCTGATCGCGCTCGACATCGCCATTATCGCACCGGAACAGGCAAGCCACCCCACGGGCGTCACCCTGATCGCGATGGACAGCGGCGGGCCATATGACCGCAAGCTGACCGCTTCGCTGCGCCGGTTATGCGAGCGGGACGGAATCACGCATTCGGTTGACGTGCTGCGCCACTACTATTCCGACACCTATCCCGCGACGCTCAGCGGTGCCGATATCCGATGCGCGGCCATCGGCTTCGCCTGCGACGCAAGCCATGGCTGGGAACGCACGACACGCGCCTCGCTGACGGAAACGACCCGCCTTCTGACATCTCTGCTGCGAAACGGGTTGGACGGCGACTGA
- a CDS encoding FadR/GntR family transcriptional regulator, protein MTPPATTQSDSKTKRSRPQQVADAIKADIVAEHLGPGDRLPSEPELIERHGMAKGTIREAVRLLEAQGLVKTRTGPGGGAFVNAPSDGRTQALLSNYFYFKNLSVSDIYTLRRQLEPELAASLAGTLSDQQLSALEAHLDATAHPSMDAQSERQQHVASLAFHRTLAGFSDNALLGFVVGFLANVLTELTVNKQLYEPRNDELRRRGHEYQVTLLDALRDGKSSEARDIMAAHMVMAERAMKDQEIIMTRRFMAEEGSLHD, encoded by the coding sequence ATGACGCCGCCTGCCACCACCCAATCGGACAGTAAAACCAAGAGATCCCGCCCGCAACAGGTCGCGGATGCCATCAAGGCCGATATCGTCGCCGAGCATCTTGGCCCTGGCGATCGGCTGCCGTCGGAGCCCGAACTGATCGAACGCCACGGCATGGCCAAGGGCACGATTCGTGAAGCCGTCCGGTTGCTGGAAGCGCAAGGGCTGGTGAAAACGCGCACCGGGCCGGGGGGTGGCGCATTCGTGAATGCCCCCAGCGACGGGCGCACACAGGCATTGTTGTCAAACTACTTCTACTTCAAGAACCTGTCGGTCAGCGACATCTACACGTTGCGCCGCCAGTTGGAACCGGAACTGGCCGCAAGCCTTGCCGGTACGCTGAGCGACCAGCAACTGTCCGCGCTGGAAGCCCATCTCGACGCGACCGCCCATCCATCGATGGATGCGCAAAGCGAACGGCAGCAACATGTCGCCTCGCTTGCCTTCCATCGCACGCTGGCGGGTTTTTCCGACAATGCGCTCTTGGGGTTCGTCGTGGGTTTCCTGGCCAATGTGCTGACGGAACTGACGGTCAACAAACAGCTTTACGAGCCGCGCAATGACGAATTGCGGCGCCGTGGACATGAATATCAAGTGACCCTTCTCGACGCGCTTCGGGATGGCAAATCCAGCGAGGCCCGCGACATCATGGCCGCGCATATGGTCATGGCTGAACGGGCGATGAAGGACCAGGAAATCATCATGACCCGCCGCTTCATGGCCGAGGAAGGCAGCCTGCATGACTGA
- a CDS encoding ABC transporter ATP-binding protein → MTLAMDVQKLTKVFYGKSGLFSGPPPQVQAVKDVSFEVAQGETLGIVGESGCGKSTLARMLVGLLSPTEGRIAIAGRDLADNAGRDPAEFGRRIQYVFQDPISSLNPRKTIRQIIEAPLKLLHNMPKAKRDARIAEIFDAVNLRHEFLTRYPHEFSGGQAQRIGIARALAAAPAILILDEPVSALDVSVQAQVLNLLAQLKDDFNLTYLFISHDLAVVEAVSNRVAVLYFGRIVEIGQADRIFSAPKHHYTRLLADSAPVVGRALTAPEKANTELPDPFNPPPGCAFADRCPAATDICRTEVPPLRRMTAGHDAACHHPIGQ, encoded by the coding sequence ATGACGCTTGCCATGGATGTGCAGAAGCTGACCAAGGTATTCTACGGCAAATCCGGCCTGTTCAGCGGCCCGCCGCCGCAAGTTCAGGCCGTCAAGGATGTATCCTTCGAGGTAGCGCAGGGCGAAACGCTGGGCATCGTGGGCGAAAGCGGCTGCGGCAAGTCCACGCTGGCGCGGATGCTGGTGGGGCTGCTGTCCCCGACCGAGGGCCGCATCGCCATTGCCGGGCGCGATCTGGCCGATAATGCCGGGCGGGACCCGGCCGAGTTCGGGCGGCGCATCCAGTATGTCTTTCAGGATCCGATTAGTTCGCTGAACCCGCGCAAGACGATCCGCCAGATCATCGAGGCACCGCTGAAGCTTTTGCACAATATGCCCAAGGCGAAGCGCGACGCCCGGATCGCCGAGATATTCGACGCCGTGAATCTGCGGCACGAATTCCTGACCCGTTACCCGCATGAGTTTTCCGGCGGACAGGCTCAACGCATCGGCATTGCCCGCGCGCTGGCGGCGGCCCCCGCGATCCTCATTCTGGATGAACCCGTCTCGGCGCTGGATGTGTCCGTTCAGGCTCAGGTGCTGAACCTGCTCGCGCAGCTGAAGGACGACTTCAACCTGACCTATCTGTTCATCAGCCATGATCTGGCCGTCGTCGAAGCCGTGTCCAACCGCGTTGCCGTTCTGTATTTCGGGCGCATCGTGGAAATCGGGCAAGCGGATCGGATCTTCAGCGCACCCAAGCATCATTACACGCGGCTGCTTGCGGATTCCGCCCCCGTGGTGGGGCGTGCGTTGACCGCACCGGAGAAGGCGAATACCGAATTGCCCGACCCGTTCAACCCGCCGCCCGGCTGTGCCTTCGCGGATCGCTGCCCAGCCGCCACCGATATTTGCCGCACCGAAGTGCCGCCGCTACGTAGGATGACTGCTGGCCATGACGCCGCCTGCCACCACCCAATCGGACAGTAA
- a CDS encoding dipeptide/oligopeptide/nickel ABC transporter permease/ATP-binding protein gives MTFLRLLFRNRLAGFGAIVLALILLLVLLVPVLPLQAPDVTNTANRFQPVFSDGHLLGTDHLGRDLLSRLLHGTRLSLAVGFAAALIAASIGSAIGITAGYFGGTTDNIFMRTIDMLMAFPYILLALAIVAALGPGLVNALIAVAVVNIPFFARNIRGITVGLASREFVDAARLAGMGHFKIITRELLPNVLPVIVIAMSTTIGWMILETAGLSFLGLGSQPPQADLGSMLGEARSALITNPHTSVVPGVMIFLIVMSINLLGDGVRDALDPRLRSGALSRPLPRTIVKRLDKPAPRIDTSDVLRLEALKTEFHVGKRTYHAVNHVSLRVRPGECLGIIGESGSGKSVTALSVMGLVASPPGVITGGAVRYRGQDIIDAPYGDLRQMRGENVAYIFQDPLATLHPLYKIGKQLREAIQVHHKVSDAEAEKRALDLMRQVRIPNPANRLDVYPHEMSGGMRQRVSIAMALANEPDVIIADEPTTALDVTVQAQILSLLDQLRRERDVAIIFITHDFGVVAQLCDRVTVMYGGRIVEEGTTGDVLDAPRHPYTKRLIDCVPELGGGKRELAAIPGLPPAVDDLPPGCAFAPRCDKARDECKQHDVALREDGDRAFRCLFPEGDTA, from the coding sequence ATGACCTTTCTCAGGCTCCTGTTCCGCAACCGGCTGGCCGGCTTTGGTGCAATCGTGCTGGCGCTGATCCTGCTGCTGGTTCTGCTGGTGCCCGTGCTGCCCCTGCAAGCACCCGACGTCACGAACACGGCCAACCGCTTCCAGCCGGTGTTCAGTGACGGCCATCTGCTTGGCACCGACCACCTGGGACGCGATCTGCTGTCGCGGCTGCTGCATGGCACGCGGCTGTCCCTGGCCGTTGGCTTCGCCGCCGCGCTGATCGCGGCCAGCATCGGGTCGGCCATCGGAATAACCGCAGGCTATTTCGGCGGCACGACGGACAACATCTTCATGCGCACCATCGATATGCTGATGGCGTTTCCCTACATCCTGCTTGCGCTGGCCATTGTCGCGGCACTCGGGCCCGGTCTGGTGAACGCGCTGATCGCGGTGGCTGTCGTCAACATCCCTTTCTTCGCCCGCAACATCCGCGGGATTACCGTGGGGCTCGCCTCACGCGAATTCGTGGATGCCGCACGCTTGGCCGGGATGGGACATTTCAAGATCATCACCCGGGAATTGCTGCCCAATGTGCTGCCCGTCATCGTGATCGCCATGTCCACCACCATCGGCTGGATGATCCTTGAAACCGCCGGGCTGTCGTTCCTTGGTCTGGGGTCACAGCCGCCGCAGGCCGATCTCGGCTCGATGCTGGGCGAGGCGCGGTCAGCACTGATCACCAACCCGCATACCTCCGTTGTGCCCGGTGTGATGATTTTCCTGATCGTGATGAGCATCAACCTGCTGGGCGACGGCGTACGCGACGCGCTGGACCCGCGCCTGCGCTCGGGCGCGCTGTCGCGTCCCCTGCCCCGCACCATCGTCAAGCGCCTCGACAAGCCTGCTCCGCGGATCGACACCTCGGACGTGCTGCGCCTAGAGGCGCTGAAGACTGAATTTCATGTCGGCAAACGGACCTATCACGCGGTGAATCATGTCTCGCTGCGCGTCCGCCCCGGCGAATGTCTGGGCATCATCGGCGAAAGCGGATCCGGCAAATCGGTCACCGCGCTATCCGTCATGGGGCTTGTCGCCTCCCCGCCCGGCGTCATCACGGGCGGCGCCGTACGTTATCGCGGGCAAGATATCATCGACGCGCCTTATGGCGACCTGCGGCAGATGCGCGGCGAAAACGTGGCCTATATCTTCCAGGACCCGCTGGCGACGCTGCATCCGCTCTACAAGATCGGCAAGCAGTTGCGCGAAGCCATTCAGGTGCATCACAAGGTGTCGGACGCGGAGGCCGAAAAGCGTGCGCTCGACCTGATGCGGCAAGTGCGCATCCCCAACCCCGCGAACCGGCTGGATGTCTACCCGCATGAAATGTCCGGCGGGATGCGCCAGCGTGTGTCCATCGCCATGGCGCTGGCGAATGAACCCGACGTGATCATCGCGGATGAGCCGACCACCGCGCTGGACGTCACGGTACAGGCGCAGATCCTGTCGCTGCTGGACCAGCTGCGCCGCGAACGCGACGTGGCGATCATCTTCATCACGCATGACTTCGGTGTGGTCGCCCAGCTTTGCGACCGGGTGACCGTTATGTATGGCGGACGCATCGTGGAAGAAGGCACAACAGGCGATGTGCTTGACGCTCCCCGCCACCCCTACACCAAGCGGCTGATCGATTGCGTACCGGAATTGGGCGGTGGCAAACGCGAACTTGCAGCCATTCCCGGCCTGCCGCCCGCCGTGGACGACTTGCCCCCCGGCTGTGCCTTCGCGCCCCGCTGCGACAAGGCGCGCGACGAATGCAAACAGCACGACGTCGCCCTGCGCGAAGACGGCGACCGCGCCTTCCGCTGCCTGTTTCCGGAAGGAGATACCGCATGA